One genomic segment of Impatiens glandulifera chromosome 6, dImpGla2.1, whole genome shotgun sequence includes these proteins:
- the LOC124941571 gene encoding putative pentatricopeptide repeat-containing protein At3g28640 — protein sequence MCKKRLYTSSTFHSYGCGMNHLLLVEGIKYSAKTWKWCMSLAQRCTCMSQLKPIHSLFITQGLHHNNYAISKLLEFCSLSESGDLSYASLLFTQIDYPNSFIYNSLIRAYSRSSQPHLALRYFRLMLNAHDNVYPDHFTFPFVLIACANAVCVPSGQQIHTLVIKNGLASSDSHIQTALIRFYSECKMLKDARNMFDEIPDPDVVKCNILMTGCLQSGLSSDALAIYQEMLLKGNEPDAFCVTTALTACAHSGAILQGKQIHEYIKQRTNLSSDAFLGTALVEMYSKCGSIDMAVQVFDNMPKRSVCSWSVIIGGFAHHGHARKAIECLEKMQVIDGLRPDGVVLLGVLTACNHAGLVIEGQSLIEKMEVKYGVRPKHEHYSCMVDMLCRAGLLDEALRLIRRMPMKPLASVWGALLSGCRTLGNIKMAEIAAKELICLENGNGVMQEDIAYVQLSNIYLAAGKSENASKIRKLMGEKGHKKTRGCSVIEIDGQMNEFVSADVSHPDRSNIHSILQLLYHCIIPQPNKSQGAIN from the coding sequence ATGTGTAAAAAAAGACTTTACACATCTTCTACTTTCCATTCGTATGGCTGTGGCATGAATCATCTTCTTCTAGTTGAGGGGATCAAATACAGTGCAAAGACATGGAAATGGTGTATGTCTCTCGCCCAACGTTGCACCTGTATGAGCCAGCTCAAGCCGATTCATTCCCTTTTCATCACCCAAGGCCTCCATCACAATAATTACGCCATAAGCAAACTTCTCGAATTCTGCTCTCTTTCGGAATCCGGTGACCTATCATACGCGTCTCTTCTCTTCACTCAGATCGACTATCCCAATTCATTCATCTACAACAGCCTCATCCGAGCATATTCCCGCAGTTCTCAGCCACATTTAGCTCTCCGTTACTTTCGTCTTATGTTAAACGCCCATGATAATGTATATCCCGATCACTTCACTTTCCCTTTCGTTCTCATTGCCTGTGCCAATGCTGTTTGCGTTCCTTCAGGACAGCAAATCCACACCCTTGTGATAAAAAACGGGTTAGCTTCATCCGATAGTCATATTCAAACAGCACTGATTCGATTTTATTCTGAATGCAAGATGTTGAAAGATGCTCGCAACATGTTCGACGAAATTCCAGACCCAGATGTTGTCAAGTGCAACATTCTCATGACTGGATGTTTGCAGTCCGGCTTGTCATCGGATGCGTTAGCTATTTATCAAGAAATGTTATTGAAAGGGAATGAACCAGATGCATTCTGCGTCACTACTGCTCTAACAGCTTGTGCTCATTCAGGTGCGATTCTTCAAGGAAAACAGATACATGAATACATTAAACAAAGGACTAATTTATCATCTGATGCTTTCCTGGGTACTGCACTTGTTGAGATGTATTCAAAATGTGGTTCAATTGACATGGCAGTTCAAGTGTTTGATAATATGCCTAAACGAAGTGTCTGTTCATGGTCAGTCATTATTGGAGGTTTTGCACATCATGGACATGCAAGAAAAGCCATTGAATGTCTTGAGAAGATGCAGGTTATAGATGGTCTACGACCCGATGGGGTGGTTCTTCTGGGTGTTCTAACAGCTTGTAATCACGCAGGACTTGTAATAGAAGGACAGAGTTTGATAGAAAAGATGGAAGTTAAGTATGGTGTTAGGCCAAAACACGAGCACTACAGTTGTATGGTGGACATGCTATGTAGGGCAGGTTTGCTTGATGAAGCACTCCGGTTAATCAGAAGAATGCCTATGAAGCCTTTAGCTTCTGTTTGGGGAGCTCTGTTGAGTGGTTGTAGGACATTGGGGAATATAAAAATGGCTGAGATTGCTGCAAAAGAGCTCATCTGTTTAGAAAATGGTAATGGAGTAATGCAAGAAGACATAGCGTATGTTCAGTTGTCGAATATTTACTTGGCTGCGGGAAAGAGTGAGAATGCTAGTAAGATTCGTAAGTTAATGGGAGAAAAAGGGCATAAGAAGACACGAGGTTGTAGCGTTATAGAAATTGATGGtcaaatgaatgaatttgtGTCTGCAGATGTATCACATCCAGATAGATCCAACATTCATTCAATACTTCAACTCTTGTATCATTGTATTATTCCTCAACCTAATAAGTCTCAAGGGGCTATCAATTGA